In Festucalex cinctus isolate MCC-2025b chromosome 9, RoL_Fcin_1.0, whole genome shotgun sequence, the DNA window TTGAAAAATCTGGTGGAAAATCTTACAATATTCATAATGTATTATCATAAAAAGGCATGTATATAAactcattattaaaaaaacaacagtcaTGAATGTATTAGGCCtacaacaaacaaatataaatataaaagagtgtatagcattttattaaataacagtTGATCAACCAATTAATATTGTTCAGACTGCTATTTTTAGAAACCTTGATACGAGAATGTTCATGATCATTAATAAATGGACTAGTGACCTACATGAAAAAGCTAAAAAGCTTTTCTCCATTAGAGACATTGTATGTTAtcaaggtaaaaaaacaaaacaaaacaataaaacataagtaaaacaaaaagtcaagGGGGAGTCTAGTTAAACATTAACAATGAGTTTGTAATAtgaattaaacaacaaaatccaaccatttgtatccatcttgaggcggccattttgccacttgtcgactgaaaacgacattacagttgctcagataacgagcaatcatggctcagcttgtgaatgtcacatgaccaaactcagaaaacagctgagccttgattggtcgtttcctgaTCACTGAGTAACTgcgatgccattttcagttgacagcaagttgcaaaatgagccctgagatggattaaatgatggattttgctgctttgctTTGTTCCTATTCCATAAACGCGGAATACTGTGTTTAAACTAGTGCAccataaagaacatttttgacttgactttactCATCATATTACTTTTCCTGAagacaaataaacaacaataatgacagtaaaacaaaattatttcatatataatatttataatataataaatatttacagcatatatatttttagatgaGCATGTTATAGGTATAGgtaatatttacaatataatcCTTATGATTGTCTGTTTTAGTCACATAACATTTGTTCTCGGACGCAAAAATCGTTACTCTCATTAAAAGTTAGGCATGAGCAGCTGCTCCTCTTCAATAGACATCACAGTAGATCCTTAAGCATAGACGTCTATATATGTATGAGCAAATATATGTGCAGTACGTGtgcacatacatatttttttgaacattaaAAACATGTTGAAACAATTATTTTCAGTATTTCATGCGGGCTTCCTGAGCCACAAAGAATAATTTCCGAGTGTCTGCTTTTGTCCTTCGTCATTCTTTTCCCCTATTTTGGTGCTTGGGACAGAGCGGGTGGTGCTGCTTTCTGGCGTCAGTCTGTGGCCGCTTGTCGCCCCCCTGTGGCTGAGATCTATTATTGCAGCGATGCACCAGCACTGGGTCCTTGGCGGGGGCTGTTTTTTTCAGCAGCAGCCTCTGCAGCATCTGCTTGTCCGATCGCTCCCGGCGGAAGTCGTCCTCGTACACTTTGAGCTGTGACCGATGATGGGGaaataaatgacacattttcttccatttttattaCTTACTAaatattttgaattgaattcaaaTGATGCCAAATTTGACATGATCAATACAGTGAAGGAAATAAATCTCATTTTCTTTTTAGTGATTGAGTAACTTCCTGGTCCTGTTGGCTCTCTGAGTGTGCGCCACAAATTCTGCATAGCAACAATGACCATGCATGCATGTGACCAGCAGGACGAATCTGAGCAAATCTAATGATCTGTTAACAAGACATTCCTTAAAAGGGacccaaaccaaaaaaaatcttgacaataatatgttctatgcagccccactagtctaactaaggtattctggttaatattgtgttagtggaatatgagttaagcagcaaaatccagcagtttttaatcaatatcagaaggcggccattttgtcacttactgtcgagtgaaaatgacaccatAGCTGCTcaagtctcaggtaacaaccaatcacaactcagcttcagaaaccaggtgagctgtgattggttgttgcaagtgtgatgtcatctttagtcgacagcaagtggcaaaatggctgccccctggaTTTTGCGGcccaactcatattccacaaatgtaatattaatcaaaatgtcatgtttaggctaatgaggtcacatgtaacatattattatcaagaaatgtttcaagGTTGACTTTTCCTTTAAATCTAGAGGACTGTATCCTACATTTTGAACACTACCTGCTCTTGCAGCAGGTCCACCTGTTGTCGCATCTCCTCCCTCTTCTTTCTCAGCCGTTGGTTGTCCTGCAGCGTGTGTTTGTGCTTGTTGTGCTCCGTTTGATATTCCGCTTCATAGATCTCGGTCTGCGGACACGGGGGTCATCATCATTGAACTGGATCAATACATTTGTATGCCAATCCGGAGCAAATTGGCCAACAGAGCCAAGCAACCACTTGGTGGTGCTTTTGTCCAGCTAATTGAAAGCCCGTTCTCCATAGCAACAGTGAGTTTGAAAGCATTTGGATTCTGCGCTGAAAAGAAAAGCCCACCTGACATTTCAGTGCTTCGAGCTGCTCTTTTAGATCCAGCACCTCTTGATGGGAGTCGCAGTTCGGGCGTTTGGCCTGCTGATTCACATCCAGACTGGAAGAGGACATGGGGGAGCTGGAGGATGAGAAGCCGGGGACGGTCGCCCGCACCTTGTCCTGCTGTGAGAAACAGTTCTTGCATCAGGGGTGTTAAGATGATCAGCAgacgtgagagagagagaggtgacATTACTTTTCGGTGATCTCGGTGCTCCAGCAGTCTGACGTATTCTTGCAGTTCTTGATTCTTCTTCAGCTCCAGCATGAGTGCCTGCTCGTAATAGTCCTTTGCGCTCTGCACAAAcagaagctaacattagcatttagcCACAATCTCAATTAGGTTTACAACATTGCAGTCGACATCCGGAGCAGACTTTTGACAAGATTTTGACAAGGTGAAAAGTTTTGTTTCTGGCACACTATTGATATTT includes these proteins:
- the LOC144025567 gene encoding uncharacterized protein LOC144025567 isoform X2, whose protein sequence is MDQEKPALTSLSVADKRKDSSEIDLAKSSEASWSPPSMEQHVSDSMSVTSADQEKLLLLNKNTELRRVNKELMKLNEEWDQMYRNTTLSLQHRLEGLEVENATLKELNGKLLLKVENQQSAKDYYEQALMLELKKNQELQEYVRLLEHRDHRKDKVRATVPGFSSSSSPMSSSSLDVNQQAKRPNCDSHQEVLDLKEQLEALKCQTEIYEAEYQTEHNKHKHTLQDNQRLRKKREEMRQQVDLLQEQLKVYEDDFRRERSDKQMLQRLLLKKTAPAKDPVLVHRCNNRSQPQGGDKRPQTDARKQHHPLCPKHQNRGKE
- the LOC144025567 gene encoding uncharacterized protein LOC144025567 isoform X1, translated to MDQEKPALTSLSVADKRKDSSEIDLAKSSEASWSPPSMEQHVSDSMSVTSADQEKLLLLNKNTELRRVNKELMKLNEEWDQMYRNTTLSLQHRLEGLEVENATLKELNGKLLLKVENQQSAKDYYEQALMLELKKNQELQEYVRLLEHRDHRKQDKVRATVPGFSSSSSPMSSSSLDVNQQAKRPNCDSHQEVLDLKEQLEALKCQTEIYEAEYQTEHNKHKHTLQDNQRLRKKREEMRQQVDLLQEQLKVYEDDFRRERSDKQMLQRLLLKKTAPAKDPVLVHRCNNRSQPQGGDKRPQTDARKQHHPLCPKHQNRGKE